Genomic segment of Myxococcus stipitatus:
TTCGACCTGCCGTCCCTGGCTCCTCCGAGGAGCGCGGGGGTTGGCATATGCCCTGCTTATGCCCACCGTCGGGTGTGGCGGGGGAGGTGGGGCATGAAGGGCGTGCAGGGGCAGAGCCAGGGCAAGCATTGGGATCCGGTGTGCGGCAAGCAACTGGAGACACCGGAGGGCCAGCCGTCGTCGGAGTACAAGAAGCGCCGGTACTTCTTCTGCTCCGAGCGCTGTCGCCACGCCTTCGAGCGCCAGGCCGAGCGCTTCCGCCTCAACGAGCTGGCCCGAGTGGGCGCGCTGATGACGCCCGGCCGGGTGCGCTGGGGCCTCGCCTGACGAGGCCCCTCCCTACGCGGCGACCCGCACGTCCTTGAGCCGCAGGGACAGCTTGCGCTGCCCCCGGAACGTGTCGAAGCCCGCCTGGAAGGCCAGGTCCACG
This window contains:
- a CDS encoding YHS domain-containing protein, whose translation is MKGVQGQSQGKHWDPVCGKQLETPEGQPSSEYKKRRYFFCSERCRHAFERQAERFRLNELARVGALMTPGRVRWGLA